A window of Drosophila gunungcola strain Sukarami chromosome 3L unlocalized genomic scaffold, Dgunungcola_SK_2 000009F, whole genome shotgun sequence genomic DNA:
GGTGTTTGCATAAGCAGCCAAGATTCTTACTTTTTGTGCTCCTCGGGACTGTTCAGATCGAAACTGGCATTTTTCCGGCCGCTCTCCTTAATGCTTtcgaatttttcaaaattttgtgcCAGGCCTgcgatgaaaaaaaaaaggatgatgaaaatgtaattcatttatttgcaGTGGAAAAGccggcaaaacaaaaagttaacaGATAAAGAGAGAACAGGAGAGAGCGGGAGAGTGGGGCCAGCAGAAAAGAGAAAAATTGTGACATAACAGCTGGGCAAAAGCGCTCTCTCTTAAAAGGGTCTATTGTATCATTAttaaccattattattattattattattattattattatattatttatcacTCACCGCGACGAGTTTTAGCAACGATTTTGCTGGGGCCCTTGTTGATTGTGTACATGATGGGTAGTGGAGAAAATACCAGGGCAATATTGTCCTTCCGATTTTCGtgatattgttttcttttctggcAAAGAAATGTATGTTTGCTATGTTTTCAGTTCTTTTCCCCTTGTGCAATCATATGATCAGTGGCACCCTTCCGCGCGTCGCCTCCTTTTGGTCTGTCATCGTCTTGAAAAGTTACACAATACACTCTAGTTAGGGCGATGATGAATTCGCGCTCTTCTATTTCACTGCAGTCGTatcaattgatttaatttcgatttaattCACCGACAACCGCACTTGGATTGCTCCTGGAAAATGCGTGTGTTTTATAACGATAACGTTCTGTGCGGCGGACGAAGCTCCAATGCATTGCTCCACTCAAATCGCATAACGAAATGTTAAGAGAAACACCCGCTATCGCCATATGTTAACGCGTTTATGCGGACAAGAACGCGATGTTTGGAGAATCGCAAGACCTGATCGTTTAAAATCAGGTGCAGCATTTTCGCTTGTCAAGTGAAAATACGTAttccatttttcttttaatatgcaatacgatttaaaagataaataattcaaattatgTATTTACTGTTATTCAGCTATCAAAAGTCAGGAAGATGTTTTCCGCATAAACAGTTCAACCGATACACGTGCATGGTTACCATATGTTTCGTCCAGTGTGTACACTCTGCTCAGggctataaattatttttatctgCGCGCGAAATTTTAAAGGGCTTAAAGTTTGATTAAGaagtttatataaaatcaaaatttgttattGACTTCCACTTATATTggttattatatataaagttATTGTTAACCtactcttttaaaatattatgaatGCACAACTGTTTCCATTTTCTGTCTTAAAATGCCTTACAACTTTTAATTACAGACTGGACTCTGATGGGTTGAAATGCAGTACAAGCCTGAGTAATTGGAAACTCGAAGTATATTAGCGATATTTTATACTCAGTTAAACTACCATAACCCAAACTACCATATGCCATTAACAAAAGGAATGATagagtataaaaattatagaatttattttacaaaattaaaaataagttatttcaCACTGTCGTTACTTTATGTATTTGCAAGTTCCCCgtttcaacttaaaaaaataaattggaagAATTTTTAGATCATTTTCTTTggattaagaaatatttaaaggcGGACTTTGTGGCGACAGTAAAGTAAACGGTTTGCTACCTGCGCGCGTAATTCCGAACGCATTAAAAAGGGATTAGCGAGATTTTTCagtggaaaatttaattacgaGCAGGTAGGGTCATAAAACGACAGATGCGGGAAACGGATAAGCAATATTTTccgcaaaaatatttatgacctCTGAAAAATTGCACACACATCAACTGGATATAAAGAGGGTCGGGGGCAAAGGGAAATCAGTATCAGGGCAACCACGTCAAGCTTCACATTAACTTCCCGAACAACCAAGAAGTCATCATGTCGACCAACGAAACCAACCAAGTGCTGCAGCGCCTGAACAGCCTGAAAATTGTGGAAACCCCCAAGGAACAGAGGGAACTGGACAGCCGGGAGTGCTACTCCCTGGACAGCAAGAAGTATGGACTAGTGCCCGCCACCCCCAGCAGCAGTGGAACCGGAAAGTTTCAAACCGAGCTCAAGAAACGCCGCAAAAACAAACTCAATCGCACGTACACTTACGAGGCGGACAAACACTTCATCAGGGCTCGCAAATCTTTGAACTTCTAATCATAACCCAATGTGATCACCTTAGTTATAAGCAACTTTGATTTCAAATCGAACAAGTCAAACATTTTCTTCCTCGCTCtcatacaataaaatatatacataaaattcaaatttaatacgTTACGCGCCTTTTTCTGGTTGACGATAATGTGGGCAATCAATTTGTTTGTGGTCACACTGCTGTTGATCTATCTGGCAGCCCTGGCGCACAGCTGTTCTTGCGGCGAAGCGGCGAATTTAGAGTGCGGATGCACAAAAAAtcactaaaaacaaaataaacgcGAAAAATTACTCATTaacttgaaataaaaaatttataaaataaataacaactaCTTAAGATGACAGACATTACGGCAAACAGCGAGGGCAATTCCAATAGTAGTGAGGCTTTAGTAGAGCACCAGCAGCCGACGCCGGAATTTCTGcagcgaaaaatatattttcttgttgATCAACTGCGCTCCTATCACTCGGAACTTCCAGAGTAAGTCCTTAAATTtacatgtttttaaacattaattaatcCGTTTTAACTACAGAAACTTACAGACGCGAATTTCCTATGATTTACTCACCGAACTGGCGAATTGTGTGCTGAATGAGGGGATTTTTGTGATTGTTAAAGCCCTAATGGAATTGCAACACGAAACCGAAAGACATTTGATCAAAATGCGAATGCAGGTGGAAAACGAGTATGAAATTGAGGTGGCCGAGTGGAGGAGCAAAATCAAGGATCCCGAGGAGCTTCACCACATTTTGGGCCTCATGAAAATCAAGCACACGAAGAAACTACTTGAATCAGACAAGAAGATTATTGAAATACTTGATCAGAAGGTGCACATTTAACTACCGTACTTTATCCATATAATTCTGCTATCTGAACTGAATTTAACTTCAGATAAAgtcaaaaattttcaaatatattgtGTTGCGCATCAAAACgataattatttgaaattagtATAATCTTGcaagaattaataaataattaaaaagcaatttaaagtAATAGATCCCAAAAGAATAAGTATTTAAactaactttaattttaacttaaaataatgataaGCTTTGGTTTAAACTACTTGACAATATCAAAACTAGTctacataaatcaaattaagtaCTTAAGTACTATTTTAATCATTCGACTTATATCTTACAGGTTAACGACCAACAATCCACACTTCAAAAGGCCGGAGTTCCCGGTTTTTATGTCACCGAGAATCCGAAGGAGATCAAAATACAAATGTTCCTGTTGGACTTCATTTTGCGTCTGAGTCGATTGAAGTACGAGCCCAACAAATAACCACTAATTAATAATCCGGAGACCACAAAAGACTGCACTTGACTTGTTTAAATTAGAATATATAaggcaattaaattattaaccCTGATCAAATGTCCCGGCTGTACGATCGTCCATTGTGGGTCCGAAAGAAACCTGTAGCGCTGCGCAGTTTTAATCAGCGAAGAATTGCGAGAGGGAGCAAGAGACGGGGCCGCCAGAAGAGCGGGAGAATTGATAAAGATAGCGCGGCTCTCTATTTTTCCCGTAGAAAGCGGAGAGGCGGCGCTATAAATTGGAGCGACCGGTCTGCAGATGCATCAGTTTTGCTTTCAAATTTCAAAGCaacacattaaataaaaaaagtagtGAAATCATGTCTCTGACTATCACCCCAACTGTTTCGCATCCTGAGCTCAAGGATCTGGTAAGTAACTCATCCGAGAACTTGTGATTGGCGCCCTAACATCCtgtaaaaagtgtttttgaatGTCCTGCTTTAAAAAGTGTCAATATCCTTTGTACGgtgattattgttttttaacacattttctCTAgtgtatttttgtaatttaattatatcgGTCTCTAACTGGTAGAATtgattaatttgtaattttaaatagtctaattcaataaattaaccCTGTGACTAGTAACAATTTTAATCTGCTTAGTTGATGAGCATATTcctaaaaacattaaagtttgaattaaattatctGGGTGTACAGAATGCTATTACGAATTCAAAACGCTTAAAGTTTCTTGAACCCTTACAAGGTCGAGTAGCCAATTGTTTGATGTTTCATGTGCTTAGTCATAAAAGCCAGTTTCCGTCATCTAATGTTCagaataatttaagtttatgttCACACCATTTTGTTGGCTATAggaatttgatttgtttggcCATGTTTAGTTGCTTCCCAACAGTTGAGAAGTTTGCACGCCATGTTTTCGCGACTGTTTCGTAATTTCAAGGCAAGTTTTAGCAGCTTAAAAAgagtgttttaatatttggaGAGTGATTTAATATTGTGCAAACGTTAGTTGTTGTGTTTTCAAAAAGGAGCCCCATCGAACAACGACTTTTACTTtcttttaaacagttttttcATTGACCTTgattttgaaattgattttgtgTGGGAGAGCGAGAGTCTGTTAAATCAGCTGTTCAACAGCTGCAATTGCAAGGCGAAGAGTGTTAAACCagacagagagagaaagagagagagagtttTGTAAAGAGTGCATTATTTTGCTGACGACATCAGACGCCGGACATAAAGCTTGTatctcaaaaacaaaaaataacagctaaatctaaaagtttttttcgtATATTTGTTCGAAATAAAATGCGTTGCTTGCCGGGCTATGGTTACGGTTTGACCTTTTTGTTTCTGGTGCGCCATAAAAACGAATTATATCTCTAAATCCGGTGAAATTGTTGCTCATACTCCCCCATTATTCTTCTTCTTCCAGAGCACCGTTCGCAATGAACAGAAGGAACTGAATATTTCGCCGGTTCACGATGTAATATTCCAAAGGCCACGGCCACTTTTGGTATGGGATGTTTCTGGGGCGCCGGAATCTCTATATGGAGCTACCCGTGGGGTCTTGAGAACCACCGTGGGATACGCCGGCGGCAGCTCGGACTTGCCAACGTACCGTAAAATGTAAGATAGCTGGATCCAGAGCACTGATCATCCTAACATGTACATTTCTTTTTCCTTCGACATCCCCATATGTTCCCCATCCCATAAACCTTTCGGATCTGGTACTAACCACAAATCTCAACAGGGGCGATCACACGGAGGTGCTGGAAATCGACTATGATCCCACTGTGATCAGCTTCAAGGAGCTGCTGGATCTGTTCTGGAACAACCATGAGTATGGACTGACCACGCCCATTAAGCGCCAGTATGCCTCCTTGATTTTGTTCCACGACGATGAGCAGAAGCAGATTGCACAGGCCTCCAAATTGGAGGAACAGGAGCGTCGCGCTCCAGAAATCATAACCACGGAGATTGCGTCCAAGGAGAACTTTTACCCAGCCGAGGCGTAGGTTTAAATAACAGACGTCTTGACCCCTTGATGTTAAATACCCTTTTTCCCCATAGTTACCATCAAAAGTACAGACTGCAGGGCCACAAGGATCTCGCATCCTCGCTGAATCTCACCCCAAAACTGTTGCAGACCAGCTATGTGGCCACCAAACTGAATGGCTATCTGGCCGGAGTCGGTGGCATGGAGCAATTCAAGGCGGAGGTGGAGTCCATGGGTCTTACGCCCACCCAGCGCCAGTACTGTAACTACCACGTGGAGCAAAACGAGGGCCAGGGTCTCTACTGCTGACATGGTCGGATGTGCATAGATGTTAAGCGTAGATCGTACACCTAGGGGGGTAATTTTATCAAGAGTTTGCTTGTTCAAAACAGATTGTGTATTATGTAGAATTAGAAAAGACACTTAAATATATggaaaaacatatatattttattataataataaaaatatatctcaAATTAAAGTTCATAAACTTGTTCTTGGGTGGTTCAGTTTAGTTAAACTAAGGTTAATAATGTAGATTTAGTactaaattattgttatattttgcTGATTTTAGGCAAAAAACAGCATGCAGGTACCTCCTGCCTAACAAAATACATCTTTTTTATACCACACCCCAAAGGCAGTGAACTTTTTCTTGCCTGCATTTGACCGATAAAATATTCTGAAAATACAGAAGTGCGTCTTCGTTTAGTATTACGAACACGAGTATTATTCGACTGATCCTCGTCATGTGCcgaaattgcaaaaacagaaGCCTAGATAGCTGTCTGAATAATCTGGGGTGATAAACAGATTGCAAGTCATATTAAGTTCCTGTCCAGGATCCTGCCTTATCTGCAGTCAACAAACCGATAACAAATTTGCTGGgtcatttgtttattaagcTTTAATGAGTTTGCATTGCTGTCAAGACAAGACCTGATCGAATAACTGGTgaaatttggttttgtttgtaCTATAGATAATCcaagtattttataaatgggtctgcttaataataatatatctaaaaaatgttatggAGGTAGTATTTATACAAgtggaattttaaaaatggcaaaGCAATAAATATCTGTTATCCAAGGACGGTTAAGTGACTGACCTCAAGAATTTCGCAATAGTTTTGCTCTATGTATGAACATACATACCTATACAATATATAGCTTTACaaatataagaaaagttttcaaattgTGAAGTATTTGAATTGTTCACGTCTATAAATTGTGAAAACTATCGGTAGCTTAATTCTAATCTAAAACGTTTTGCTAATTTGAGGGTCTATAAATTACTGGCGAGAGTGACTAGCATTAATTGATCGAAAATAGAAAGAAATGCACTTACTCATGGGAAAGATATGATAAGAAGAATATCTCAAGAGGAATATATAGTTAACTAATTTTGTTAGAACGTGTGgtctaaaataaattaagaaaaccaTGTCATACGTCGGAAGTAAATATTACTAATAGTCGCTTTACTTGGCTTCACAAAAGATTTTAGCCTTTACCTTATCAAGAGATATATGTAGTTGgcgtgttttttattttttgcctatgcttaaatataaataaaataaaaataaatataaataaaataaaatgtattcctaaaccttaaaacaaaatttctgcaAACTTGACCATTTGGGGTTAGATTTTTATGAGAGGAAaaatgtcaacaaaaaaaattaatcataatttattagattaaaatataatagcCTATGATTTATtatcaacttttaaattatttttaagcataaaaTGGCTTTGCTTACCTAAGCCATTTTTGTCATTTAGAGAAAGTTATTTTATAGATTCCGCTAAGAATTGTATAGTGCTACCATTTCTGGCAATATTTCTAATGACCATTAATATTCCTCGAACTTTACCTAAGGTTAAGAAATCCATCTTACCCCGTCTTTGTATAAAGATACAGATAGACTATGTATCCAGGCCTTCAACCCAAATTTTGTTAGATTTGACCGAtctttgttgcttttttgATTAGATGAGAGCACATCTTTTCcccactctctctcttttttgcTCTTCCCACAAAGCTAAAATATACACGGCTCTTCTGCTCTCTCTCACCCGTCGGACCCCCTTTGTCAGCCCCTCGCGCCCCCTCTCTTTCACTCCAACGCAAGCCGGTTCGACGCGTGTTTGGCGATAAGTCAAAGCAAACGGGCGAAAATAGCAGGGCATTTTTGTTTACAGCGAATGGaagatttaaaatgttttttgttaaatcttTTCTATATGAAAGAGTACATGAAATGGGCTTAGATCAGGTCAGCTGGTAGCACTCGAACTCATGTatctgatttttaaaaaatcattaaaatcgAAGTACCCGTTCGGGAGTGAGAAACAAGAGCGATTTGAGCGGCTCCTAAACGAGGtatttaaacgattttttgACAGTATATAGATTAGATCTACCCCCATCAAATGACCAAATttggaataaaaatattggatACTTTAGCTACAGCGAATTTTGCAAGATCGGCCGTTATACGTTCGCCTTGCGAAGAAGAAGAGCTGCCTTCATCAGACACGCTATAGACatagcaaaaacaacaactacgAAAACTACAAATCATTTAAACTTGTTGACGGCGACGATCTAGCTTTCTTTGTATTGGTGGCACGGGTTGATAATGAACCGTTTATTGGATGGAAAAAGGGGAATGGAATGGGAGGTGTACTAATCGTATCAATGGGTCGAAAAATAGATGTTGCACAAGATTTTACGATGCCGCAGGAACGGGAAAAGGTCAATGGGGCTTCCTCTATACATATGTAATCGTAGTGATTTGCAATAATAACACAGGAATGAACCCTGAATAATTGCAAATCATTTTGTTTGGAATGTTGAATTggttctttttaaattaatttctaattGTGATTAAGAACAAACTCAAAGTCATGATCCAGATAATGTCTAGCCTTagttgattattattattgcagGAAATAACTTTCATGACTAATTATATATTCAAAGGTACCCAAAtcttaaaactgaaaatttattataatactaaattccataaattaaaaatcagttttccTGTCAACTTAATTTGATAGCCCAATAGATTAATGGGATtaagtgttaaaaaaaataaatactataaTATAATTCCTTAATTGTTGACCCCAATGAGGGCCCTGAATAATGGGccattatttttcttaaaattttagcTGACATAGAAgtgaaatgattttaaataaaactcattATTCGGGAATAAAAGTATTCAAATTATTCGTTATGTTAACTTGTATCCTACAAATTTGCAAATCCATTGTTTTAACATAATAATACTATATATCGTATAATCTCTGCCTGTACTTAAGAGTACTTTGGGAAGGGCCCTAGGTAATCCGTTTTGGGATTAACTACCGATTTCAAGTGGCTTGCGCTTcataattagttttaatagtTGCTAAGCTGTGTTAAGCCTTCCAAGGGTACAATGCTATAGATACGGTGGAAGGTTAAACTTACTTAATCTTTAAGTAGAAAGAAATCGTTAGCACTTAAATGTCAAAGAAAGCCCAAGCGTTGTCAAAGCCATTTGAGATCATTAACCTGCTTGATAAAGGCAGTAAATATTAGACAAAGTAATCGAACactaaaagaaaagaaataacaacaaatttaaccTGACTACTTAAATAATTCTAAGATTGAATTTCAGCAGCAGATCAAtttaagcacaaaaaaaagaaaacttcaaCAAGCCAAAACTTAGATGCCActtcagaaataataaaaatttaatgttcgaccttatatcaaattttatgcttacaaaaaaaaatttgtgcagattttccaaaaaaatttccGTTAAatactttgaattaaaaaaaattgtataagtttttgaaattttaataaagatcTA
This region includes:
- the LOC128259845 gene encoding gonadal protein gdl; translated protein: MTDITANSEGNSNSSEALVEHQQPTPEFLQRKIYFLVDQLRSYHSELPENLQTRISYDLLTELANCVLNEGIFVIVKALMELQHETERHLIKMRMQVENEYEIEVAEWRSKIKDPEELHHILGLMKIKHTKKLLESDKKIIEILDQKVNDQQSTLQKAGVPGFYVTENPKEIKIQMFLLDFILRLSRLKYEPNK
- the LOC128259856 gene encoding gonadal protein gdl-ORF39, with amino-acid sequence MWAINLFVVTLLLIYLAALAHSCSCGEAANLECGCTKNH
- the LOC128259854 gene encoding protein Z600, which codes for MSTNETNQVLQRLNSLKIVETPKEQRELDSRECYSLDSKKYGLVPATPSSSGTGKFQTELKKRRKNKLNRTYTYEADKHFIRARKSLNF
- the LOC128259841 gene encoding LOW QUALITY PROTEIN: peptide methionine sulfoxide reductase (The sequence of the model RefSeq protein was modified relative to this genomic sequence to represent the inferred CDS: inserted 1 base in 1 codon; deleted 1 base in 1 codon; substituted 1 base at 1 genomic stop codon); its protein translation is MSLTITPTVSHPELKDLSTVRNEQKELNISPVHDXNIPKATATFGMGCFWGAESLYGATRGVLRTTVGYAGGSSDLPTYRKMGDHTEVLEIDYDPTVISFKELLDLFWNNHEYGLTTPIKRQYASLILFHDDEQKQIAQASKLEEQERRAPEIITTEIASKENFYPAEAYHQKYRLQGHKDLASSLNLTPKLLQTSYVATKLNGYLAGVGGMEQFKAEVESMGLTPTQRQYCNYHVEQNEGQGLYCXHGRMCIDVKRRSYT